A DNA window from Bradyrhizobium sp. CCBAU 53421 contains the following coding sequences:
- a CDS encoding ABC transporter substrate-binding protein, giving the protein MKRSIAALIMTTSLVFAGGASAQTMDKVAKVGALGDQSGLYQDIGGPGSTVAAQMAIEDSGLLAKGWKIDLVSADHQNKPDVAVNIGKQWIDVEKVDVFVDLAASNVGLAIANLAKEKNVVNLNSGSASSDLTGAQCSPNTVHWVYDTYMLANGTGKALVKSGGDSWFFLTADYAFGQALERDTSAVVTANGGKVLGSVKHPLNNADFSSFLLQAQSSKAKIVGLANAGGDTTNAIKQAAEFGIVSGGQRLAGMLLFITDINALGLNVAQGLNFTETFYWDMNDQTRAFTKRFMERFKKNPPTMVQAGVYSSLIHYFKALEALGGNPHDGRVVVAKMKELPTDDPLFGKGSIRIDGRKIHPAYLFEVKKPQESKYPWDYYKLVATIPADEAFLPLEKSVCPLVKKS; this is encoded by the coding sequence ATGAAGCGTTCCATTGCAGCCTTGATCATGACGACAAGCCTCGTTTTCGCGGGCGGTGCATCGGCGCAGACGATGGACAAGGTCGCCAAGGTCGGCGCCCTCGGCGATCAGTCCGGTCTCTATCAGGATATCGGCGGTCCCGGTTCGACGGTGGCGGCGCAGATGGCGATCGAGGATTCCGGGCTGCTGGCCAAGGGCTGGAAGATCGACCTGGTCTCGGCCGATCACCAGAACAAGCCCGATGTCGCCGTCAACATCGGCAAGCAGTGGATCGATGTCGAGAAGGTCGACGTGTTCGTCGATCTCGCAGCTTCCAATGTCGGGCTTGCGATTGCGAACCTCGCCAAGGAGAAGAACGTCGTCAACCTGAACTCGGGCTCCGCCTCGTCCGACCTCACCGGGGCGCAATGCTCGCCGAATACGGTGCATTGGGTCTACGACACCTACATGCTCGCCAACGGCACCGGCAAGGCGCTGGTGAAATCCGGCGGCGACAGCTGGTTCTTCCTCACCGCCGACTATGCGTTCGGCCAGGCGCTCGAGCGCGACACCTCGGCGGTCGTCACCGCGAATGGCGGCAAGGTGCTCGGCAGCGTCAAGCATCCGCTCAACAACGCGGATTTCTCGTCGTTCCTGCTGCAGGCGCAAAGCTCGAAGGCCAAGATCGTCGGTCTCGCCAATGCCGGCGGCGATACCACCAACGCGATCAAGCAGGCCGCCGAATTCGGTATCGTCTCGGGCGGCCAGCGGCTTGCGGGCATGCTGCTGTTCATCACCGACATCAACGCGCTCGGCCTCAACGTCGCGCAGGGCCTCAACTTCACCGAGACGTTCTACTGGGACATGAACGACCAGACCCGCGCCTTCACCAAGCGCTTCATGGAGCGGTTCAAGAAGAACCCGCCGACCATGGTGCAGGCCGGCGTCTATTCGTCGCTGATCCACTATTTCAAGGCACTGGAAGCGCTCGGTGGCAATCCGCATGACGGCCGCGTCGTCGTCGCCAAGATGAAGGAGTTGCCGACCGACGATCCGCTGTTCGGCAAGGGTTCGATCCGCATCGACGGCCGCAAGATCCACCCCGCCTATCTGTTCGAGGTGAAGAAGCCACAGGAATCGAAATATCCGTGGGACTATTACAAGCTGGTGGCAACCATCCCGGCGGATGAAGCCTTCCTGCCGCTCGAGAAGAGCGTCTGCCCGCTGGTGAAGAAGAGCTGA
- a CDS encoding LysR substrate-binding domain-containing protein, with protein sequence MSAPVLDPDLLQAFVAVADHRSFTRAAAALNRTQSAISMQVKRLEERLQAELFHRSTSSVDLSAAGEGLLGYARRILSLNAEAVGRVREHGIDGRVRLGVMDDYGTLVVPPLLKEFVGNYPLIHVEMETGLTSGMTDRLGEAYDLVIAMHPEGRGEGELLRTEQAVWAASATHRVEELDPLPVALYPQGCLFRSWAMQALDAADRPWRLAFVSHSLSAVEAIAAQGLAVTVVKSGTFPPTLRRLSARDGMPRLPRAEIRLHRAQNLSRAASLLADHLVTALRQPARRGS encoded by the coding sequence ATGAGTGCGCCCGTCCTCGACCCGGATCTGTTGCAGGCCTTTGTCGCAGTGGCGGACCATCGCTCCTTCACCCGCGCCGCCGCGGCACTGAACCGGACCCAATCCGCGATCAGCATGCAGGTGAAGCGGTTGGAGGAGCGGCTGCAGGCCGAGCTGTTTCACCGCAGCACGTCCAGCGTCGATCTGAGCGCGGCCGGCGAGGGACTGCTCGGTTACGCGCGTCGCATTCTGAGCCTCAATGCGGAGGCGGTCGGCCGGGTGCGCGAGCACGGCATCGACGGGCGGGTGCGCCTTGGCGTGATGGACGACTACGGGACGCTGGTCGTCCCGCCGCTGCTCAAGGAATTTGTCGGCAACTATCCGCTGATCCATGTCGAGATGGAGACCGGGCTGACGTCAGGGATGACCGACCGGCTCGGGGAAGCCTATGACCTCGTGATCGCGATGCACCCCGAAGGGCGCGGCGAGGGCGAGTTGCTGCGCACCGAGCAGGCGGTATGGGCTGCGAGCGCCACGCATCGTGTCGAGGAGCTCGATCCGCTGCCGGTTGCGCTCTATCCGCAGGGCTGTCTGTTCCGGAGCTGGGCGATGCAGGCGCTCGACGCGGCGGACCGGCCGTGGCGGCTCGCCTTTGTCAGCCACAGCCTGTCCGCGGTCGAGGCGATCGCGGCGCAGGGCCTTGCCGTGACCGTCGTGAAGTCAGGGACCTTTCCGCCGACGTTGCGGCGCCTCTCCGCACGCGACGGCATGCCGCGACTGCCGCGAGCCGAGATCCGGTTGCATCGCGCGCAAAATCTTTCGCGGGCAGCATCATTGCTTGCGGATCATCTCGTTACGGCGCTTCGGCAACCGGCAAGGCGAGGGAGTTAG
- a CDS encoding DMT family transporter — protein sequence MGEIWGVLAAVASSAIGGTSIGATRYLVGAIDPLAIGAFRFGIGVLLLLPPALLQRGSWPPRRDWPGVAGLGLLFFAAFPILFNASLIFTTAARGALALSTLPLLTMLIGAALGAEPLTARKTTGVLVTILGVSMALLSGLATAPAGAWRGDLLMVAAALCMALYSIWSKPYIRRSGPIPFTTLAMAAGAAVLITGSLLRGSFARVAGFGAPQWFGAIYLGAFGAALTFYLWAFALERTTPTRVAISVTVNPIAASLVGAALLGEPLSWNLMAGIVTVFAGIWIATTQPHQARVVAPDAR from the coding sequence ATGGGCGAAATCTGGGGGGTATTGGCCGCGGTCGCGTCGAGCGCGATCGGCGGAACCTCGATCGGGGCGACGCGGTACCTGGTCGGGGCGATCGATCCGCTGGCGATCGGCGCGTTTCGTTTCGGCATCGGCGTCCTGCTGCTGCTGCCGCCGGCGCTGCTGCAACGTGGCAGCTGGCCGCCGCGGCGCGACTGGCCTGGCGTTGCCGGCCTCGGCCTGCTGTTCTTCGCGGCGTTCCCGATCCTGTTCAACGCTTCCCTGATCTTCACCACGGCGGCGCGCGGCGCGCTCGCGCTCTCGACGCTGCCGCTGCTGACCATGCTGATCGGTGCGGCGCTTGGCGCCGAACCGCTGACTGCGCGAAAGACAACAGGCGTATTGGTCACCATCCTCGGCGTCTCGATGGCGCTGCTCTCCGGCCTCGCCACAGCGCCGGCGGGCGCCTGGCGCGGCGATCTGTTGATGGTCGCAGCCGCGCTCTGCATGGCGCTCTACAGCATCTGGTCGAAGCCTTATATCCGCCGCTCCGGCCCGATCCCCTTCACCACGCTCGCGATGGCTGCCGGAGCTGCGGTCCTCATAACAGGCTCGCTGCTGCGCGGCAGTTTCGCGCGGGTCGCCGGGTTCGGTGCGCCGCAATGGTTCGGCGCGATCTATCTCGGCGCGTTCGGCGCAGCACTCACCTTCTACCTCTGGGCCTTCGCGCTGGAGCGGACGACGCCGACCCGGGTAGCGATCTCGGTCACGGTCAATCCGATCGCCGCCTCGCTGGTCGGCGCGGCGCTGCTCGGCGAGCCCTTGAGCTGGAATCTGATGGCCGGCATCGTCACGGTGTTCGCCGGGATCTGGATCGCGACCACCCAGCCCCACCAGGCCCGCGTCGTCGCGCCGGATGCACGCTGA
- a CDS encoding site-2 protease family protein: protein MNISLYDVSVWVLPLVIAITFHEAAHGFVAHRLGDDTAWKLGRVSFNPLKHIDPFGTLILPAVLLFAHSPFLFGYAKPVPVNFRKLNHPKLDMVWVALAGPVTNIILATAAALAFHALPLVPADAAKWTADNLKNAFLINIVLAIFNMMPIPPLDGGRVAVGLLPRPLAIPLARLEPYGMLILIGLLILLPVIGRQVGLNLDVISMILRTLTGYVINALLLITGNT from the coding sequence TTGAACATCTCCCTCTACGACGTCTCCGTCTGGGTGCTGCCGCTGGTGATCGCCATCACGTTTCACGAAGCAGCGCACGGCTTCGTCGCGCACAGGCTTGGCGACGACACCGCGTGGAAGCTCGGCCGCGTCAGCTTCAACCCGCTGAAGCACATCGATCCGTTCGGCACGCTGATCCTGCCCGCGGTGCTGCTGTTCGCGCATTCGCCGTTCCTGTTCGGCTACGCCAAGCCGGTGCCGGTGAACTTCCGCAAGCTCAACCATCCCAAGCTCGACATGGTGTGGGTGGCCCTGGCCGGCCCGGTCACCAACATCATCCTGGCGACTGCGGCGGCCCTGGCATTCCACGCGCTGCCACTGGTTCCCGCCGATGCGGCAAAATGGACCGCTGACAATTTGAAAAACGCCTTCCTGATCAACATCGTGCTCGCGATCTTCAACATGATGCCGATCCCGCCGCTGGACGGCGGCCGGGTCGCGGTCGGGCTACTGCCGCGGCCGCTGGCGATCCCGCTCGCCCGGCTGGAGCCCTACGGCATGCTGATCCTGATCGGGCTGTTGATCCTGCTGCCCGTGATCGGCAGGCAGGTCGGCCTAAATCTTGATGTTATTTCAATGATACTGCGAACTCTGACCGGCTATGTAATCAACGCCCTTCTCCTCATTACCGGAAACACATAG